A stretch of Gouania willdenowi chromosome 21, fGouWil2.1, whole genome shotgun sequence DNA encodes these proteins:
- the zic2a gene encoding zinc finger protein ZIC 2a, which translates to MLLDAGHQFPGLGVSSFARHHSASDMQDRDLSLAQNSFVDSAHMGAFKLNHDLSPGQSSAFSSQAPGYPAAALGAHAAHVTSYAGSPFNSTRDFLFRSRGFGESSPAGGQHTIFGPTTGSLHHSHTDAQGHILFPGIHDQHGSHGSPNVLNGQMRLGLPGEVFGRSDQYHQVSSPRTDPYSAAQLHNQYGSMNMNMGMNMAAHHHPGAFFRYMRQQCIKQELICKWIDPEQLSNPKKCCNKTFSTMHELVTHVSVEHVGGPEQTNHICFWEDCARESKPFKAKYKLVNHIRVHTGEKPFPCPFPGCGKVFARSENLKIHKRTHTGEKPFQCEYEGCDRRFANSSDRKKHMHVHTSDKPYLCKMCDKSYTHPSSLRKHMKVHESSSPPSDSSPAASSGYESSTPPGLVSPITETQSNTTMSPASAVHNSSSHSGLSSNFSEWYV; encoded by the exons atgctgCTGGATGCTGGTCACCAGTTCCCCGGACTGGGAGTGAGCTCATTCGCCAGGCATCACTCAGCGAGCGACATGCAGGACAGAGACTTGAGTTTGGCGCAGAATAGTTTCGTAGACTCTGCGCACATGGGCGCTTTCAAGCTGAACCACGACCTCTCCCCGGGACAGAGCTCAGCCTTCAGCAGCCAGGCGCCCGGCTACCCCGCTGCGGCTCTGGGGGCGCACGCCGCTCATGTCACGTCGtatgcaggttctcctttcaaCTCCACCAGGGACTTTCTCTTTCGCAGCCGTGGCTTTGGTGAATCCTCTCCGGCCGGCGGCCAGCACACTATTTTTGGCCCCACGACGGGATCCCTTCATCACTCCCACACAGACGCCCAGGGCCACATTCTGTTCCCGGGCATCCACGACCAGCACGGCTCCCACGGATCCCCCAACGTCCTGAACGGCCAGATGAGACTCGGACTACCCGGGGAAGTTTTTGGACGCTCAGACCAGTACCACCAGGTGTCCAGTCCTCGGACAGACCCGTACTCCGCCGCGCAGCTCCACAACCAGTACGGCTCCATGAATATGAACATGGGGATGAACATGGCAGCCCACCACCACCCCGGTGCCTTTTTCCGCTACATGAGGCAACAGTGCATCAAACAGGAGCTCATCTGCAAGTGGATCGACCCCGAGCAGCTGAGTAACCCCAAAAAGTGCTGCAACAAAACTTTTAGCACCATGCACGAGCTGGTGACGCACGTCTCCGTGGAGCACGTCGGTGGACCGGAGCAGACCAACCACATCTGCTTCTGGGAGGACTGCGCCCGGGAGAGCAAGCCTTTCAAGGCTAAGTACAAACTGGTGAACCACATTCGGGTGCACACTGGAGAGAAGCCGTTCCCGTGCCCGTTCCCCGGCTGTGGGAAAGTGTTCGCACGCTCGGAAAACTTGAAGATCCACAAAAGGACGCACACAG GTGAAAAACCGTTCCAGTGTGAATATGAAGGCTGCGACAGAAGGTTCGCGAACAGCAGCGATCGAAAGAAACACATGCACGTCCACACGTCGGATAAACCGTATCTGTGTAAAATGTGCGACAAGTCCTACACGCATCCCAGCTCACTACGAAAACAcatgaag GTTCACGAATCCTCCTCGCCTCCATCAGACTCGTCACCAGCAGCCAGTTCTGGCTACGAGTCCTCCACCCCACCAGGTCTGGTGTCTCCCATCACTGAGACCCAAAGCAACACCACCATGTCGCCAGCATCGGCTGTGCACAACAGCAGCAGTCACAGCGGCCTCTCCTCCAATTTCAGTGAGTGGTATGTGTAG
- the zic5 gene encoding zinc finger protein ZIC 5: MEPPLSKRNPALRFADLAATQHLPHQNMTGFPGLGGHHPLTHHAHLHPGELGNDPGVALTPFGPEHMAQTNASLKLSPPQHIQSHPEAQTAASFPSAQTTVGFPVAHPHSGYSSSRDFILRRELSASAMHALGDQHSSPSSPHHHGMFISPTGAYGHAESGAHSLFTGLHDQASSGGAHHPHHHHHHHHHALNGQMRLGLPGDIYARSDHFTHRPEHYGPSSLHSYNSMNLNVNIASAPHAAAGAFLRYMRQPIKQELICKWIEPEQSPKKPCSKTYSTMHELVNHVTVEHVGGPEQSSHVCFWEECPREGKAFKAKYKLINHIRVHTGEKPFPCPFPGCGKVFARSENLKIHKRTHTGEKPFKCEFDGCDRKFANSSDRKKHSHVHTSDKPYYCKVRGCDKSYTHPSSLRKHMKVHCKSPPPPSTNVTYISTTTNPLGDPLSPDPEPHRNRSATLSPQVANLNEWYVCQGSGGPNHLHTPSSDVPTSDSDEDSYRNSDPRTML, translated from the exons ATGGAGCCCCCTTTAAGCAAGAGGAACCCGGCGTTAAGATTTGCGGATTTGGCAGCGACTCAACACCTTCCTCATCAGAATATGACAGGCTTCCCGGGGCTAGGGGGGCATCACCCGCTCACCCACCATGCCCACCTCCACCCTGGGGAGCTGGGCAACGACCCCGGAGTGGCACTCACTCCATTTGGACCAGAGCACATGGCACAGACAAACGCTAGTCTCAAACTTAGTCCACCTCAGCACATTCAGAGCCATCCCGAAGCCCAGACCGCGGCATCGTTCCCTTCAGCTCAGACCACGGTGGGTTTCCCCGTGGCTCACCCCCACTCAGGCTACTCTAGCAGCAGGGACTTCATCCTCAGGAGAGAACTCTCAGCCTCTGCAATGCATGCACTTGGCGACCAACATAGTTCCCCCTCCTCCCCTCATCACCATGGCATGTTCATCTCACCAACAGGTGCTTATGGGCACGCAGAAAGTGGGGCCCATTCACTTTTTACAGGACTTCACGACCAGGCGTCCTCTGGTGGTGCCCACCAtccccatcatcaccaccaccaccaccaccatgccCTCAACGGGCAGATGCGCCTGGGCTTACCGGGGGACATCTACGCCAGGTCGGACCACTTTACGCACAGGCCGGAGCACTACGGACCGTCCTCTCTCCACAGCTACAACTCCATGAACCTCAATGTGAACATCGCATCTGCTCCTCACGCAGCCGCGGGGGCGTTTTTGAGATACATGCGGCAGCCCATCAAACAGGAGCTCATCTGCAAGTGGATCGAACCGGAGCAAAGTCCCAAAAAGCCCTGTTCCAAAACCTACAGCACCATGCACGAGCTGGTCAACCACGTCACGGTGGAGCACGTCGGTGGACCGGAGCAGAGCTCTCACGTCTGCTTTTGGGAGGAATGTCCCCGGGAAGGAAAGGCTTTCAAAGCGAAGTACAAACTGATCAACCACATCAGAGttcacacaggagaaaaaccattCCCGTGTCCTTTCCCTGGATGTGGGAAAGTCTTTGCGCGATCGGAGAACCTTAAAATCCACAAGAGAACTCACACAG GAGAAAAGCCCTTTAAGTGCGAGTTTGACGGCTGTGACCGGAAATTCGCCAACAGCAGCGACCGGAAGAAGCATTCCCACGTGCACACCAGCGATAAGCCTTACTACTGCAAAGTGCGCGGCTGTGACAAATCCTACACGCACCCCAGCTCTCTGCGCAAACACATGAAGGTGCACTGCAAGTCTCCACCGCCCCCCTCCACCAACGTCACCTACatctccaccaccaccaaccCACTGGGAGACCCTCTTTCCCCCGATCCCGAACCGCACCGGAACCGCTCGGCCACCCTCTCCCCGCAGGTCGCCAACCTCAACGAGTGGTACGTGTGCCAGGGGAGCGGGGGCCCCAACCACCTGCACACCCCGTCCAGCGATGTGCCAACGTCAGATTCAGATGAGGACTCTTATAGGAACTCAGACCCGCGGACGATGCTCTGA